From the Montipora capricornis isolate CH-2021 chromosome 2, ASM3666992v2, whole genome shotgun sequence genome, one window contains:
- the LOC138038874 gene encoding trichohyalin-like → MDSTLSRDLEQNVDIFDGSDSERRFLEEKAEIVRGFLEERELIDRANEDEKNEMRLAFETEKENMRKAFECEKEEMRQSFLKEKDNIRLEFQEGKHVLKLSFEDEKAALMKSWERERENLLDNLNKEKREMKEAFEKLLMEKEEGFQVEKTEMEAKIRKELERIEDVENELKRALSQGLGDLENIYFEENAFLETVYNHDQPEVDMHFKGLLDAELSVDRDQLLKSLNQERNKMVSHYANRHKQLENQFASEIIEMEQRFKQQKNDLMAIFKREKSNMEEDFHKEKEEIRRKFEVEFRRILQQERLKFESEIQGYEHDISVLKYQKEQLEKCYSLEMQTLKLKFERDRMEMENKFANEKRDMKRILKGHYERKLSGDKVRLEWLIEQFQLGRENSREQLSSSLSSSSVYSD, encoded by the coding sequence ATGGATAGCACCTTGTCGCGAGATTTAGAACAAAATGTAGATATTTTCGATGGATCAGACTCAGAGAGGCGGTTTCTCGAGGAGAAAGCAGAGATCGTTCGGGGGTTTCTTGAAGAGAGAGAACTGATTGATCGAGCCAACGAAGACGAAAAAAACGAAATGCGTTTGGCGTTCGAAACGGAGAAGGAAAACATGAGAAAAGCTTTCGAGTGTGAGAAGGAGGAGATGAGACAAAGTTTCTTGAAAGAGAAAGATAACATTCGGTTGGAGTTTCAGGAAGGGAAGCATGTTTTGAAACTTTCGTTCGAAGACGAGAAGGCGGCGTTGATGAAATCTTGGGAAAGAGAAAGGGAAAATCTCTTGGATAATTTAAACAAGGAGAAGAGAGAAATGAAAGAGGCATTTGAAAAACTCCTTATGGAAAAAGAGGAAGGGTTTCAAGTCGAAAAAACTGAGATGGAGGCTAAAATTCGTAAAGAACTGGAACGAATTGAAGATGTGGAGAATGAACTGAAGAGGGCATTGTCGCAAGGTCTGGGGGATCTGGAGAACATATACTTCGAAGAAAATGCTTTTCTGGAAACTGTTTACAATCATGATCAACCAGAGGTGGACATGCACTTTAAGGGGCTCTTAGATGCTGAATTGAGCGTGGACAGAGATCAACTGTTAAAATCACTCAACCAAGAGAGGAACAAAATGGTTTCACACTACGCAAATAGACACAAACAACTAGAGAACCAGTTTGCTTCGGAAATCATTGAGATGGAACAACGGTTCAAGCAGCAAAAGAACGATTTGATGGCAATTTTCAAAAGAGAAAAGTCCAACATGGAGGAGGACTTTCACAAGGAAAAGGAGGAGATCAGACGAAAATTCGAAGTGGAATTTCGTAGGATACTCCAACAGGAGCGCTTGAAATTTGAGTCGGAAATTCAGGGTTATGAACACGACATTTCCGTTTTGAAATACCAGAAAGAACAGCTCGAGAAGTGTTACTCGTTGGAAATGCAAACGCTTAAGCTTAAATTTGAACGAGACaggatggaaatggaaaataaaTTCGCCAACGAAAAAAGAGATATGAAGAGGATTTTGAAAGGTCACTACGAGAGAAAATTAAGCGGCGATAAAGTTCGGCTCGAGTGGCTAATCGAACAGTTTCAGCTTGGTCGAGAAAACAGCAGGGAACAGCTTAGTTCTTCCCTGAGTTCAAGCTCTGTATATTCAGATTAG
- the LOC138033535 gene encoding tax1-binding protein 1 homolog A-like — MERKSNPHIGEESILRSEKVRLTAIVSATSGNGNKTKDSSCQTEIEEIVEKQQPEFEDLMEHEGQQMEKGFIEQKEGLEVRLRNDYNEVLKAKDEVIRVLTEEKDFFRNELRDLRKSFDLFTKHVHRDAFKQLGRDGERKLGTKFLQEDNDSRYYHDNYVGDNGEMLSVLRKQEEILLGSFEREKAAMILTFEREKTVLIAGVEEECEEKYAFERAYLLQSIEGLKEGLDCLKIQKNELAKIFEGEKNALEVSFKRKEDELRQNLKLQHQRELIKAQKPWARTKI; from the coding sequence ATGGAAAGAAAAAGCAATCCGCATATTGGCGAAGAAAGTATATTGCGCAGTGAAAAAGTCAGGCTTACGGCCATAGTGTCGGCGACCAGTGGAAacggaaacaaaacaaaggattctTCGTGCCAAActgaaattgaagaaattgttGAGAAACAGCAACCGGAGTTCGAAGACTTGATGGAACACGAAGGACAACAGATGGAAAAAGGTTTTATCGAGCAGAAAGAAGGGCTCGAAGTTCGGCTGAGAAATGATTACAATGAGGTGCTCAAGGCAAAGGACGAAGTTATACGTGTATTAACAGAGGAGAAGGATTTCTTCAGAAATGAATTACGTGATTTAAGAAAATCATTCGATTTATTTACTAAACACGTCCACCGGGATGCATTTAAGCAATTAGGTCGAGACGGGGAGAGAAAACTGGGAACGAAGTTTCTGCAAGAAGATAATGACTCGCGCTATTATCATGACAACTACGTTGGTGACAACGGGGAAATGCTATCTGTTTTAcgaaaacaagaagaaatttTATTGGGATCGTTTGAACGAGAAAAAGCTGCAATGATACTTACATTTGAACGAGAGAAAACTGTCTTGATAGCAGGCGTCGAAGAAGAATGTGAAGAAAAATACGCTTTCGAGCGTGCGTATTTGTTGCAAAGCATCGAAGGGCTAAAAGAAGGACTGGACTGcttgaaaatacaaaaaaatgaacTTGCCAAGATATTTGAAGGCGAGAAGAACGCTTTGGAGGTCAGTTTTAAGCGTAAAGAAGACGAACTACGACAGAATTTGAAATTACAACACCAACGTGAGCTTATCAAAGCTCAAAAACCTTGGGCACGGACTAAAATCTAG
- the LOC138033544 gene encoding golgin subfamily A member 6-like protein 6: MKGSKDSGIGESERVSDGHTMLYSATEIENSNAQDGGTKMSIGEFNDGKDDGRIELKHIFNGRKVYSTLQTRNSSHGASKICRHGVPTTGQLVDKENEDNMSQEENESESFDEENLVKAVSYERGIQFSQTSCEDFRVELSENDEEALKEELIHIFERERSTLEMFFRNKMEERLLGFRNRQIEFEEAARTEKIELENSMSMEKMEMQRMFAEEIAKLTSSFNEERQQFESYYKEQLKDLREQLRTEQKQMDERFTREKTELKEKLENEYQVMAKQEISHEKEQAIRCKNELEARLHMEKMELEKGYNLKLAQSEGNLERLKAEFEAKLANERMLVEKQNHDSLREIEAKLQEETRVRHVKEKELAQDREKYFKDDSLKRKENEQLKNDIDFLRKQIDEKNRETLHLRSQEEKVRLKGRDGLEGKLRDDFDKLLEDHKKELEKNYQRDKEKVAESLEAERWKIKEEHDREKEKIKFEQDNAKKERLRSEEKAFVDWQQQMGRDGDLVNSSSSHIQDDIATEELDRARQEQRSDGDRVTLNSRKEYHRIPSRAKEKHVREQMKSENEINRQVFSNQRTDLAIGSKDLNFNKEISSEGHGERDHSMYLVSPENRENSQALQSEINALQRENEGLRAKISALEENIELHKKYKEEAKAEIERLLKKNQQMNLKIQKLAPSEKWNVTEEETSIYNQLPTNGIKDSQYKVKYEATLREKNKLLQVTKEMETKIRNLQEKQIEILRHSSHVEKSSEKSEETERLKQLMSENSSLKQRTFELQSHLKELLEKLKNDKDKDLQERLAHTGRVLSASKGDLDPDALKRIEKEVISIGQIVKTQFGKGSMGHERYTSTNEDLGRVTKLEVEKKELELKLKTAREAMSEYISRLNDKMKDVKSMTGMSEEMVLELHTRNNNLKKSLQTLEEGQKASQLQTEQLRKQKAALQNLIGGLCRDGEIAESKHDNEIKQLAGDSYSSQSSFLEQKYESRSDEPAGMSYKPSSGYSNQNFEGNFGRSSYNRYGDFKRSTEARYTSVKDIKKTHDTETSRKGSRVDQFSVGFDGHPSSYSTFEYEDLSQVGSQY; the protein is encoded by the exons ATGAAAGGTAGCAAAGACAGCGGCATCGGTGAGAGTGAAAGAGTTTCTGATGGGCACACGATGCTGTATTCCGCAACTGAAATTGAAAATAGCAATGCCCAAGATGGAGGAACAAAAATGTCAATAGGGGaatttaatgatggcaaagacgatGGTCGCATAGAACTTAAACACATCTTTAATGGACGGAAGGTGTATTCCACTTTACAGACCAGAAACAGTAGTCATGGAGCGAGTAAAATATGTCGGCATGGAGTTCCCACGACTGGGCAACTGGTCGACAAAGAAAACGAGGATAACATGAGCCAGGAAGAAAATGAATCAGAGAGTTTCGATGAAGAGAATCTTGTGAAAGCAGTGAGTTATGAAAGAGGTATTCAATTTTCCCAAACATCTTGTGAAGATTTTCGTGTTGAGTTGAGCGAAAATGACGAAGAGGCCTTAAAAGAAGAACTGATCCACATATTTGAAAGGGAGAGATCGACGCTGGAGATGTTCTTTAGAAACAAAATGGAAGAACGCTTGCTTGGATTCAGAAATAGGCAAATTGAGTTTGAGGAAGCAGCGCGAACCGAAAAGATAGAACTTGAAAACAGCATGTCCATGGAAAAAATGGAGATGCAAAGAATGTTTGCTGAAGAGATTGCCAAACTGACGAGTTCGTTTAATGAGGAAAGGCAACAATTTGAGAGCTATTACAAAGAACAATTGAAGGACCTGAGGGAACAACTAAGGACTGAGCAGAAACAAATGGACGAACGATTTACTCGCGAGAAAACTGAGCTGAAGGAAAAACTAGAAAATGAATATCAAGtcatggccaaacaagaaatttcccacGAGAAGGAACAAGCAATTCGTTGCAAGAATGAACTGGAAGCACGCCTTCACATGGAAAAGATGGAGCTTGAAAAGGGTTATAACTTGAAACTGGCTCAAAGTGAAGGCAATCTTGAAAGATTGAAGGCTGAATTTGAAGCAAAATTAGCCAACGAAAGGATGCTCgtagaaaaacaaaaccatgaCAGTTTAAGGGAGATAGAAGCCAAGCTGCAGGAAGAGACACGAGTGAGGcatgtaaaagaaaaagaattggcGCAGGAtagagaaaaatattttaaagacgattccttgaaaaggaaagaaaatgaacaGTTGAAGAATGATATCGATTTTCTTCGTAAACAAATCGATGAGAAAAATCGTGAAACTTTGCATTTGAGATCCCAGGAAGAAAAAGTGAGGCTGAAAGGCCGGGATGGACTTGAGGGTAAGCTTAGGGATGACTTCGACAAACTGCTAGAAGACCATAAGAAGGAATTGGAAAAGAACTATCAGAGAGATAAAGAAAAGGTTGCCGAGAGTTTGGAAGCTGAGAGATGGAAGATTAAGGAAGAGCACGatagagagaaagaaaaaatcaaGTTTGAGCAGGACaacgcaaaaaaagaaaggcTCCGCAGTGAAGAAAAAGCATTTGTCGACTGGCAGCAGCAGATGGGGAGAGATGGAGATTTGGTGAATTCTTCCTCGAGTCATATTCAAGATGATATTGCCACCGAAGAATTAGACAGAGCACGCCAAGAGCAGCGAAGTGATGGCGATCGGGTAACATTAAATTCAAGAAAGGAGTACCATCGAATTCCCAGTAGAGCAAAGGAGAAACATGTACGGGAACAAATGAAAAGTGAGAATGAAATTAACAGACAGGTTTTCAGTAACCAACGAACTGATTTGGCCATTGGATCGAAGgacttgaatttcaacaaagaaataaGTAGCGAAGGCCATGGTGAACGAGATCATTCAATGTATCTCGTGTCCCCAGAGAATAGAGAGAATAGCCAAGCATTGCAATCCGAGATAAATGCATTACAGAGAGAGAACGAGGGACTAAGAGCTAAGATTTCTGCATTGGAGGAGAACATAGAACTTCACAAGAAATACAAAGAAGAAGCAAAAGCCGAAATTGAAAGACTCTTGAAAAAAAACCAACAGATGAATCTCAAGATTCAGAAACTGGCACCATCTGAGAAATGGAATGTTACTGAGGAG gAAACATCTATTTACAACCAATTGCCTACAAATGGCATTAAGGACTCTCAGTATAAG GTTAAGTATGAAGCTACTCTGAGAGAAAAGAACAAACTCCTGCAAGTGACTAAAGAGATGGAAACAAAAATCAGAAACCTACAGGAAAAGCAGATCGAAATCCTCAGGCATAGTTcg CATGTGGAAAAGTCTTCCGAAAAGAGCGAGGAAACTGAAAGGCTCAAGCAGCTGATGTCTGAGAATTCTTCTTTAAAGCAGCGAACATTCGAATTACAAAGTCATCTTAAAGAGTTGCtcgaaaaactaaaaaatgacAAAGACAAG GACTTACAAGAAAGACTCGCACACACTGGCAGAGTTCTATCTGCTTCTAAAGGAGATCTGGACCCGGATGCGCTGAAAAGGATCGAAAAAGAAGTCATTTCCATTGGTCAGATTGTAAAGACTCAATTTGGAAAAGGAAGCATGGGTCATGAACGCTACACTTCAACCAATGAAGATTTGGGACGGGTTACTAAGCTGGAGGTGGAAAAGAAAGAGTTagaactgaaactgaaaacaGCACGGGAAGCCATGAGCGAATACATCTCGCGGTTGAATGATAAG ATGAAAGATGTAAAGAGTATGACTGGAATGTCAGAGGAAATGGTCCTGGAATTACACACTAGAAATAACAACCTAAAAAAGAGTCTACAGACTCTGGAGGAAGGACAGAAAGCTTCTCAATTACAAACTGAACAACTGCGAAAGCAGAAGGCAGCGCTTCAAAATCTGATCGGAGGCTTGTGTCGGGACGGAGAGATTGCAGAAAGCAAACACGACAACGAGATCAAGCAACTGGCTGGTGATTCGTACAGCTCGCAATCAAGCTTTCTGGAACAAAAATACGAGAGTAGAAGCGACGAGCCAGCCGGCATGTCATATAAACCATCATCAGGCTATTCGAACCAAAACTTTGAAGGCAACTTCGGAAGAAGCTCCTATAATAGATATGGAGATTTTAAACGAAGTACAGAGGCAAGGTACACCTCTGTTAAGGATATCAAGAAAACACACGACACTGAGACGTCTCGAAAAGGATCAAGAGTGGATCAGTTTTCCGTTGGGTTTGATGGTCATCCGAGCAGCTACTCGACCTTTGAATATGAAGACTTGAGCCAAGTTGGTAGTCAATACTAA